One window of the Arthrobacter sp. D5-1 genome contains the following:
- a CDS encoding FAD-linked oxidase C-terminal domain-containing protein, with product MAGTSAESITGRTTGHREASQPTTGRQLFLKELAAGLRAGQVAGDEETLTVYSVDQGPLLERHLPLAVVWAESVEDVQHIVRSCAAHRIPIVARGAGTGVSGGAHATEGCIVLSLVRMTRILDLNPDDETAVVEPGVINADLNAAAAEHGLMYAPDPASYKMSTIGGNVATNAGGLRCAKYGVTRDSVLALDVVMADGSLMHTGHQTFKGVAGYDLTALLVGSEGTLGIVVGVTVRLKYLPREVHTIAAFYQDFRSAAAGVLAVGKARVQPAIMELLDNGTLVQLDEMHGGDLQTRGKSLLLIQTDGFGAAAEADVVRQVLAAGGATVTTEASEEAEMLVELRRNSRGAEVDDEFRVGEDIAVPRSRLVDFVAELEAMAARFSVMLKVVAHAGDGNLHPTFWMERVDPVTDAAALERLNAALDESIRIGLEMGGTITGEHGVGQYKLRWLGLEQPEPVRELQRRIKELFDPQGILNPGKAI from the coding sequence ATGGCCGGAACATCAGCGGAAAGCATCACTGGCAGGACGACGGGCCATCGGGAAGCCTCCCAGCCCACAACTGGGCGGCAGCTGTTCCTGAAGGAGCTCGCAGCCGGACTACGTGCCGGGCAGGTGGCAGGGGATGAAGAAACCCTCACCGTGTACTCCGTCGATCAAGGACCACTGCTGGAGCGGCACCTGCCGCTCGCCGTCGTCTGGGCGGAATCGGTGGAGGACGTCCAGCACATCGTTCGCAGCTGCGCCGCGCACCGGATTCCTATCGTGGCCAGGGGAGCAGGCACCGGTGTGTCCGGCGGAGCCCATGCCACGGAAGGCTGCATCGTCCTGAGCCTTGTACGGATGACCCGCATCCTGGACCTCAACCCGGACGACGAGACCGCCGTCGTCGAGCCCGGCGTCATCAACGCCGATCTGAACGCTGCCGCCGCAGAGCACGGCCTCATGTATGCGCCTGACCCCGCAAGCTACAAAATGTCCACCATCGGTGGCAACGTGGCCACCAATGCCGGGGGACTGCGATGCGCTAAATATGGCGTCACAAGGGACTCCGTGCTGGCACTCGACGTCGTCATGGCTGATGGCTCGTTGATGCACACCGGACACCAGACCTTTAAGGGAGTTGCCGGCTACGACCTCACCGCGCTGCTGGTGGGCTCCGAAGGGACGCTGGGGATTGTGGTGGGCGTGACCGTCCGCCTGAAGTACCTGCCGCGAGAGGTCCACACCATTGCGGCGTTCTACCAGGACTTCCGCAGCGCGGCCGCCGGAGTGCTCGCCGTGGGCAAGGCCCGGGTCCAGCCGGCCATCATGGAACTGCTGGATAACGGAACCCTGGTGCAGTTGGATGAAATGCATGGAGGTGACCTCCAGACCCGTGGCAAGTCGCTGCTCCTGATCCAGACCGATGGCTTCGGCGCGGCTGCGGAAGCGGACGTGGTGCGGCAAGTGCTGGCCGCAGGCGGCGCAACGGTGACCACCGAGGCCAGCGAGGAAGCCGAGATGCTGGTGGAACTGCGACGCAACAGCCGGGGCGCGGAAGTGGATGACGAATTCAGGGTTGGCGAGGACATCGCCGTGCCACGATCGCGGTTGGTGGACTTCGTGGCCGAGCTCGAGGCCATGGCGGCCCGCTTCAGCGTGATGCTTAAGGTGGTGGCGCACGCCGGAGACGGCAATCTGCACCCGACGTTCTGGATGGAACGTGTGGACCCTGTTACCGATGCGGCTGCTTTGGAGCGGCTCAACGCGGCGTTGGATGAATCCATCCGGATAGGCCTCGAAATGGGTGGCACCATCACCGGAGAGCACGGCGTGGGGCAATACAAACTGCGCTGGCTGGGCCTGGAACAACCGGAGCCCGTGCGGGAGTTGCAGCGGCGGATCAAGGAGCTGTTCGATCCGCAGGGAATCCTGAATCCGGGAAAGGCAATTTAG
- a CDS encoding MFS transporter — translation MREKRQARVGASPRLMTGLVLLALVMVSINLRPAITTIAGVMGQIPDVFALDPALLPLLGTLPVLAFGISGPMGPWLARRFGTGPAVAIALTALAAALVLRATVPALLLPGTFVAGMAIMTASVLVPQIVKANRGTGWWTGLCTMGFGLGAALGAGLVQPLQQSFGGSLAGALAVWAVPALFGAVLIQRTGRRPTAALAAAGKATSAAGDASTPRWDAASSAVVPPAPAMPLRKQRTAWAVTAFFGLQAMLYFAITSWLAVYLVSRGLASADAAALLAWFSLAGLPASLLAPVLASRPAILRWMAPGLGVLVAVALLGVLVAPAELQFLAVGVLGIVQSAGFGLAMALVVIRSAGPQSAGRLSAMSQGFGFAAASLGPLGAGLLHSMTGGWEATFCALAAEAVVLAGAGFFAIRGPLVRVDEVGLVAERDMSTIGVAGTNPAAR, via the coding sequence GTGCGCGAGAAGCGGCAGGCCCGGGTTGGAGCAAGTCCGAGGTTGATGACGGGCTTGGTGCTGCTTGCGCTGGTCATGGTGTCCATCAATCTCCGGCCCGCCATCACCACCATCGCCGGTGTGATGGGCCAGATTCCGGACGTCTTCGCCCTTGACCCCGCACTGCTGCCGCTCCTGGGAACCTTGCCGGTCCTGGCGTTCGGAATCTCCGGGCCGATGGGACCCTGGCTGGCTCGGCGATTCGGAACCGGTCCAGCGGTGGCCATTGCGCTCACCGCCTTGGCCGCCGCGCTGGTCCTCCGGGCCACAGTCCCGGCGCTCTTGCTGCCGGGCACCTTCGTTGCAGGCATGGCGATCATGACAGCCAGCGTGCTGGTTCCGCAGATCGTCAAAGCCAACCGGGGCACAGGCTGGTGGACAGGGCTCTGCACCATGGGCTTTGGACTGGGGGCCGCGCTGGGGGCCGGCCTGGTTCAACCTCTCCAGCAGTCCTTTGGGGGGAGCCTGGCCGGGGCGCTGGCTGTGTGGGCGGTGCCGGCACTCTTCGGAGCTGTCCTCATCCAGCGCACCGGAAGACGCCCGACGGCGGCACTGGCTGCCGCGGGCAAAGCCACCTCAGCGGCGGGGGACGCTTCGACGCCGCGGTGGGATGCGGCGTCGTCCGCTGTTGTCCCCCCCGCACCCGCTATGCCCCTGCGGAAGCAGCGCACAGCCTGGGCGGTGACGGCATTCTTCGGGCTCCAGGCGATGCTTTACTTTGCCATCACATCCTGGCTGGCCGTGTACCTGGTGTCCCGGGGGCTCGCGTCCGCGGACGCTGCAGCGCTCTTGGCCTGGTTCAGTCTCGCGGGGCTCCCGGCCAGTCTGCTGGCCCCGGTCCTTGCCAGCCGACCGGCCATTCTGCGCTGGATGGCTCCGGGACTTGGCGTGCTGGTGGCCGTGGCACTGCTCGGTGTTCTGGTGGCACCAGCGGAGCTTCAGTTCCTTGCTGTCGGGGTGCTGGGAATCGTCCAGAGCGCCGGATTCGGGCTGGCCATGGCCCTGGTGGTGATTCGCTCGGCCGGGCCGCAATCCGCGGGACGATTGTCCGCCATGAGCCAGGGATTTGGGTTCGCTGCGGCGTCGCTCGGTCCACTCGGAGCGGGGCTTCTGCACTCCATGACAGGCGGGTGGGAAGCAACGTTCTGCGCGCTCGCGGCCGAGGCTGTGGTGCTGGCAGGCGCTGGCTTCTTTGCCATCCGGGGGCCGTTGGTGCGGGTGGATGAGGTTGGGCTGGTTGCGGAGCGTGACATGTCCACAATAGGCGTGGCAGGAACGAACCCCGCCGCGAGATAG
- a CDS encoding class I SAM-dependent methyltransferase: MTDSTLLELPPLYESLTWLTPLSEERAAHLVSFLSAPAPAEVLDMGCGWGELLLRVLTAAPQARGRGVDSAGSFIDRARQQAVTRGLPGRARFDSMPGLEVQDRPADAVICIGASQIWGPPVEDAQPLDYAAALRALRALVLPGGRLVYGEAIWAATPHPAATAPLAGRDDEYLTQDALREQIRAAGFEVVDEDRASVQEWDVFEAGYRGRFTRWLESHDADHPAAGQVRRRYEEQRAAYEEGYRGVLGMAYFCLRG; encoded by the coding sequence GTGACCGACAGTACTTTGCTTGAATTGCCGCCCCTCTACGAGTCCCTGACCTGGCTTACCCCGCTGTCCGAGGAACGCGCCGCGCACCTTGTATCGTTCTTGTCCGCGCCGGCGCCGGCTGAAGTTCTGGACATGGGGTGCGGATGGGGTGAACTACTACTTCGGGTTTTGACGGCGGCCCCGCAGGCACGGGGACGCGGAGTGGACAGTGCTGGCTCGTTCATCGACCGAGCCAGGCAACAAGCTGTGACTCGTGGGCTGCCCGGCAGGGCGAGGTTTGATTCGATGCCCGGGCTCGAGGTCCAGGATCGCCCTGCAGACGCTGTCATCTGCATCGGCGCGAGTCAGATCTGGGGGCCGCCGGTAGAGGACGCGCAGCCGCTCGACTACGCCGCGGCCCTGCGCGCCCTTCGAGCACTGGTGCTTCCCGGCGGCCGGCTCGTCTACGGCGAGGCAATCTGGGCGGCAACACCTCATCCGGCTGCCACCGCCCCTCTGGCCGGACGCGATGACGAGTACCTCACCCAAGATGCGTTACGCGAGCAGATCCGCGCCGCTGGTTTCGAGGTGGTGGACGAGGACCGGGCAAGCGTTCAGGAGTGGGATGTCTTCGAAGCCGGGTATCGCGGCAGGTTCACCCGTTGGCTGGAATCACATGATGCCGATCATCCCGCCGCAGGGCAGGTCCGCCGGCGATATGAGGAACAGCGCGCCGCATATGAAGAGGGCTACCGGGGTGTACTCGGGATGGCGTATTTCTGCCTAAGGGGCTAG
- a CDS encoding nuclear transport factor 2 family protein — translation MTTHDNAGRTMEAAEDELLDAMRASDLEALDRLISDDLKFIDPEGTVLTKKADLEAHRTGATNFARIEETNRRTLESDGSGTTDTTARAVLHINGSQIEIQLLWHREWRIIDGRWQVLAGSVVVLD, via the coding sequence GTGACCACCCACGACAATGCTGGCCGCACAATGGAGGCCGCCGAAGACGAACTCCTGGATGCCATGCGAGCGAGTGACCTTGAAGCGTTGGACCGGCTCATTTCCGATGACCTGAAGTTCATCGACCCTGAGGGCACCGTCCTCACCAAGAAGGCAGATCTGGAAGCACACCGCACTGGGGCCACCAACTTTGCCCGAATCGAGGAAACCAACCGGCGCACCCTCGAATCCGACGGCAGCGGCACAACAGACACCACTGCCCGCGCTGTGCTCCACATCAACGGATCACAGATCGAGATCCAGCTGCTCTGGCACCGGGAATGGCGGATCATTGACGGGCGCTGGCAAGTGCTCGCCGGCTCCGTCGTAGTACTCGACTGA
- a CDS encoding pyridoxamine 5'-phosphate oxidase family protein, which yields MTTSPAGTNQPGTPATEILETNQCWELLRGVSVGRLAVWVDDHPDIFPVNYKVDHGTMVFRTGEGTKLHAALSDAPVAIEADGVNVETGVAWSVVVKGQAAAVKLTEDVLDTVGLLLFPWEAGQKDQFIRITPTTVTGRRFTVTPPVTWWTPLDDAPTGRSE from the coding sequence ATGACGACTTCACCAGCCGGGACCAATCAACCAGGCACGCCCGCCACGGAAATTCTTGAGACCAACCAGTGCTGGGAGCTCCTCCGCGGAGTCTCAGTGGGACGGCTTGCCGTCTGGGTGGACGACCACCCGGACATCTTCCCGGTGAACTACAAAGTGGACCACGGAACCATGGTGTTCCGGACGGGTGAAGGTACCAAGCTCCATGCCGCCCTCAGCGACGCCCCGGTGGCCATAGAGGCTGACGGCGTCAACGTCGAAACGGGCGTGGCGTGGAGTGTGGTGGTCAAGGGCCAAGCGGCCGCGGTGAAGCTTACCGAGGACGTCTTGGATACCGTCGGGCTTCTCCTGTTTCCGTGGGAGGCGGGGCAAAAGGACCAGTTCATCCGTATCACCCCCACCACCGTGACGGGCCGCCGTTTCACGGTGACACCCCCGGTCACCTGGTGGACCCCGTTGGATGATGCGCCCACAGGGCGGAGCGAGTAG
- a CDS encoding amidohydrolase family protein, with the protein MNTLIRAVRPWGQSLSDVTLVAAEGGGKITAVKPHDPATVVPGDTTVVEGRGRILLPSFSDVHVHLDSTRIGLPFREHTGGPGVWTMMMNDRQNWRNAEVPLQDRVNDTLGRMIARGTTRVRSYAQVDVDCRLERFDAVAAAKEKFAGQASVDIIAFPQAGLLLEAGTVVLMEEALKAGANVMGGIDPCTLDRDPAKHLDIVFGLAEKYQVPIDIHLHEPGELGVFSTELVLERTRALGMQGKVTMSHAYQLGSVSEATTRRLIDAFAELDVSLASVAPSAAGQLPIPLLTEAGVRLGLGEDGQRDYWSPYGNTDMLDRTWQLAFTHGFRKDELIEHCLAIATIGGASILDPNATRLKNTAHRPGVEVGDPAELLLVDGETVASTVMDRGKDRTVIHAGQVVADQLELVQRRP; encoded by the coding sequence TTGAACACCCTGATCCGCGCCGTCCGCCCTTGGGGGCAATCACTGAGCGACGTAACCCTCGTTGCCGCCGAAGGAGGCGGCAAGATCACCGCCGTGAAGCCGCATGACCCTGCCACCGTTGTCCCGGGCGACACAACCGTGGTTGAAGGCCGCGGCCGGATTCTGCTCCCGTCGTTCTCCGACGTCCACGTACACCTCGATTCCACCCGGATCGGCTTGCCTTTCCGTGAGCACACCGGCGGTCCGGGCGTGTGGACCATGATGATGAACGACCGTCAGAACTGGCGCAACGCCGAGGTCCCGCTGCAGGATCGGGTGAATGACACTCTGGGGCGGATGATCGCGAGGGGCACCACCCGCGTACGTTCCTATGCGCAGGTGGATGTGGACTGCAGGCTGGAGCGTTTCGACGCCGTTGCTGCCGCCAAGGAGAAGTTTGCCGGTCAGGCTTCGGTGGACATCATCGCTTTCCCGCAGGCTGGACTGTTGCTTGAAGCGGGCACTGTTGTGCTTATGGAAGAGGCCTTGAAAGCCGGGGCCAACGTGATGGGTGGCATCGATCCCTGCACGCTGGACCGGGACCCGGCGAAGCACCTCGACATCGTCTTCGGCCTGGCGGAGAAGTACCAGGTTCCCATCGATATCCACCTCCACGAACCGGGCGAGCTGGGTGTGTTCAGCACGGAGCTGGTGCTTGAGCGCACGCGCGCGCTGGGTATGCAGGGCAAGGTGACCATGTCCCACGCCTACCAGCTGGGCAGCGTCAGCGAGGCCACCACCCGCAGGCTGATTGATGCGTTCGCGGAATTGGATGTTTCCCTCGCATCGGTTGCTCCGTCCGCTGCCGGCCAACTGCCCATCCCGCTCCTCACCGAGGCCGGGGTCCGATTGGGCTTGGGCGAGGACGGACAGCGTGATTACTGGTCCCCGTACGGCAACACCGACATGCTGGACCGCACCTGGCAACTCGCCTTCACTCACGGTTTCCGCAAGGACGAGCTGATCGAACACTGCCTGGCCATCGCCACCATCGGCGGCGCCAGCATCCTTGACCCCAACGCGACCCGGCTCAAGAACACTGCCCACCGTCCCGGCGTCGAGGTTGGCGACCCAGCGGAACTGCTGCTGGTGGACGGCGAAACGGTGGCCTCCACTGTGATGGACCGGGGCAAGGACCGCACGGTGATCCATGCCGGCCAGGTGGTGGCAGACCAGTTGGAACTGGTCCAGCGACGACCCTAG
- a CDS encoding GntR family transcriptional regulator → MKGSSTVAEAMPGTGNGRDDEARAENVYQLVLEGIVTGTYAQGMRLRERELSELYNVSRIPVREAIQRLEQDGFVATFPRRGAVVRQLTLTDVNELFDIRLCLETFAARMAATRVAEGSDGGRLEELMEASKTAIDEERTDDVAVISAKLHAEIVRLSGNRLLIESVKPLFGRMRWIFGLAHNRSNELQRDEHTELCNAILKGRPDLAYSLAYSHIELGREPVLAGLAETLEP, encoded by the coding sequence ATGAAAGGAAGTTCGACAGTGGCTGAGGCGATGCCGGGTACCGGAAACGGCCGTGATGATGAGGCCCGCGCGGAAAACGTCTACCAACTGGTGTTGGAAGGCATTGTCACGGGTACCTACGCGCAGGGCATGCGTTTACGCGAACGCGAACTTTCCGAGCTCTACAACGTGTCCCGCATACCGGTCCGGGAAGCCATCCAGCGCTTGGAGCAGGACGGTTTTGTCGCAACGTTCCCGCGCCGTGGTGCCGTGGTGCGCCAACTGACACTCACGGATGTCAATGAGCTCTTCGATATCCGGCTGTGCCTTGAAACCTTCGCCGCGCGCATGGCTGCCACCCGTGTTGCCGAAGGCAGCGATGGCGGACGACTCGAAGAACTCATGGAAGCGTCCAAGACTGCCATCGACGAGGAGCGGACAGACGACGTTGCCGTCATCAGCGCCAAGTTGCACGCCGAAATCGTCCGCCTGTCCGGCAACCGGCTCCTGATCGAATCCGTGAAGCCCCTCTTTGGCCGGATGCGTTGGATCTTCGGGCTGGCCCACAACCGCAGCAACGAACTCCAACGCGACGAGCACACGGAACTGTGCAATGCGATTCTGAAAGGCCGGCCGGACCTGGCTTACTCGCTGGCATACTCGCACATCGAGCTGGGGCGGGAACCAGTCCTGGCCGGCCTCGCCGAAACCCTGGAACCGTAG
- a CDS encoding DUF4032 domain-containing protein: MSEQNGAQWHDEPTDYGQIGKLPRTEAASAQDTAPPASVIGSLNITAASADPELLDLPWHIALEDWPAENLAALPRGISRHIVRFAHLGGSVIAIKETSEHVARHEYHMLRKLARLDVPCVEPVAVITGRTTADGRPLNPVLVTRHLKFSMPYRALFSQMLRKDTLTRLIDAQALLLVRLHLVGFYWGDVSLSNTLFRRDAGAFAAYLVDAETGELYPDLSMGQREYDLEIARVNIAGELMDLLDGGLIEEKVDPVATSELIMDSYRRLWTELTEKESFELGERWRVAARIRRLNELGFDVEEYAIKTTADGSTIQLQPKVVDAGHHQRRLLRLTGLDAQENQARRLLNDMDQFRADNNPDLDEEISAHIWVSQIFEPIVRSIPRHLAGKLEPAEVVHEVLEHRWYMSQKQDRYVPLAETVQSYLDTVLQHRRDEAAIMLNPDTELLKILEVEVEESGRYDDEDEDEYPDADD, translated from the coding sequence ATGAGCGAGCAAAACGGAGCCCAGTGGCACGACGAACCTACCGACTACGGGCAGATCGGCAAGCTCCCCCGCACTGAAGCGGCGAGTGCGCAGGACACGGCACCGCCCGCGAGCGTCATCGGTTCCCTGAACATCACGGCGGCTTCGGCCGATCCTGAACTGCTGGATCTTCCGTGGCACATCGCTTTGGAGGATTGGCCGGCGGAGAACCTTGCGGCGCTCCCCCGCGGTATTTCGCGGCACATTGTGCGGTTCGCGCACTTGGGTGGTTCGGTCATCGCCATCAAGGAAACCTCCGAGCACGTGGCCCGCCACGAGTACCACATGCTGCGGAAGCTGGCCCGGCTGGATGTTCCGTGCGTGGAGCCGGTTGCTGTGATCACCGGACGCACCACCGCGGATGGCCGGCCGCTGAACCCTGTGCTGGTGACCCGGCACCTGAAGTTCTCCATGCCGTACCGTGCCTTGTTCTCGCAGATGCTGCGCAAGGACACCCTGACCCGGCTCATTGACGCGCAGGCACTGCTGCTGGTCCGCCTGCACCTTGTGGGCTTCTACTGGGGCGACGTTTCGCTGTCCAACACGTTGTTCCGCCGTGATGCCGGGGCCTTTGCCGCTTATTTGGTGGACGCCGAAACGGGCGAGCTCTATCCGGACCTCTCCATGGGCCAACGTGAATACGACCTCGAAATCGCCCGCGTGAACATCGCTGGTGAACTGATGGACCTGCTGGACGGCGGGCTGATCGAGGAAAAGGTGGATCCCGTGGCCACCAGTGAGCTGATCATGGACAGCTACCGCCGTCTCTGGACCGAGCTGACGGAGAAGGAGTCCTTCGAATTGGGCGAAAGGTGGCGCGTGGCTGCCCGTATCCGGCGCCTCAACGAGCTGGGCTTCGACGTGGAGGAATACGCCATCAAGACCACGGCGGACGGCTCCACCATCCAGCTCCAGCCCAAAGTGGTCGACGCCGGCCACCACCAGCGTCGCTTGCTGCGCCTGACCGGGTTGGACGCCCAAGAGAACCAGGCCCGCCGGCTCTTGAACGACATGGACCAATTCCGGGCGGACAACAACCCGGACCTGGACGAGGAAATCAGCGCCCACATTTGGGTCAGCCAGATCTTTGAGCCCATAGTCCGTTCCATTCCACGGCACCTGGCCGGAAAGCTGGAGCCCGCGGAAGTGGTGCACGAGGTCCTGGAGCATCGCTGGTACATGAGCCAGAAACAGGACAGGTACGTCCCCTTGGCAGAGACGGTTCAGTCCTACCTGGACACTGTGCTGCAACACCGTCGCGACGAGGCTGCCATCATGCTGAACCCGGATACGGAGCTGCTGAAGATCCTTGAGGTCGAGGTGGAGGAATCCGGCCGGTACGACGATGAAGACGAGGACGAATACCCGGACGCCGACGACTGA
- a CDS encoding beta-N-acetylhexosaminidase has product MNTTDNLIPRPSHVALTDGPAFTLHPTARIAASDAAATVAEQLASLLRRATGFDLPIVADSRDGDIALAVTDTLDGGPEAYVLAVTGSGALLTATTPAGLFNGAQTLRQLFPSAIEDSPTGEASHDGTWVIPAVEIFDAPRFAYRGLMLDVARNFFTVEEVKEQIDVMTRFKLNALHLHLTDDQAWRLEINDPGPAGNPSGLPYGQLTAIGGPGAVEVPTAVPTRGNRGFYTQQDFKDIQAYAATKNVLVIPEIDFPGHVNAALAAIPQLNPDGQAKAMSTTAEVGWSTLSAELPATYEFVREVLTQLAAITDGPYLHIGGDEAHVTGHDEYVEMVQRFVRIGADTGKSVVGWNEFAAVELPEGSVIQYWHGDFAPVVRQAGEGGSTVIMSPAANTYLDQKYDDSSPIGLQWVEGGPFTWAEYYNWDPAQGGLEDHHILGVEGPLWTETVRNSQQAFWLLYPRLVSLAEVAWSGQEARNTGDFRRRLGALGERLAKQGVTFQEAPDVDWVAKPDWPFAAPPSQYGTIEV; this is encoded by the coding sequence ATGAACACGACGGATAACCTGATCCCCCGGCCCTCGCACGTCGCACTCACCGACGGCCCGGCCTTCACGCTCCACCCCACCGCGCGTATCGCCGCAAGCGATGCCGCGGCTACCGTGGCTGAACAGCTCGCCTCGCTGCTTCGCCGCGCTACGGGCTTCGACCTGCCCATCGTCGCGGACTCCCGCGACGGTGACATCGCCCTGGCTGTGACGGACACGCTCGACGGCGGACCGGAAGCCTACGTACTGGCCGTCACCGGGAGCGGGGCCCTGCTCACGGCCACCACCCCGGCCGGGCTCTTCAACGGCGCCCAAACACTCCGTCAGCTTTTCCCGTCCGCGATTGAGGACTCCCCCACCGGCGAGGCCTCCCACGACGGCACCTGGGTGATTCCCGCCGTCGAAATTTTTGATGCCCCTCGCTTCGCGTACCGCGGCCTGATGCTGGACGTTGCCCGCAATTTCTTCACCGTGGAGGAGGTGAAGGAGCAGATCGACGTCATGACGCGGTTCAAGCTGAACGCCCTTCACTTGCACCTCACCGACGACCAGGCGTGGCGCCTCGAAATCAACGATCCCGGGCCAGCGGGAAACCCGTCCGGGTTGCCCTACGGCCAGCTCACCGCGATCGGAGGGCCGGGGGCGGTGGAGGTACCCACTGCCGTTCCCACCCGTGGGAACCGGGGGTTCTACACACAACAGGACTTCAAGGACATCCAGGCGTACGCCGCCACCAAGAATGTCCTGGTCATCCCGGAGATCGATTTTCCCGGCCACGTCAACGCGGCCCTTGCGGCCATCCCGCAGCTCAATCCGGACGGCCAGGCCAAAGCCATGAGCACCACTGCGGAGGTGGGCTGGTCAACCCTGAGCGCAGAGCTGCCTGCCACCTATGAGTTTGTGCGCGAAGTCCTCACCCAGTTGGCTGCCATCACGGACGGCCCTTACCTGCACATCGGCGGCGACGAAGCCCACGTCACGGGCCACGACGAATACGTCGAGATGGTGCAGCGGTTCGTCCGGATTGGCGCGGACACTGGAAAGTCCGTGGTGGGCTGGAATGAATTCGCCGCCGTCGAGCTTCCTGAAGGTTCCGTGATCCAGTACTGGCACGGCGATTTCGCGCCCGTGGTCCGGCAGGCTGGTGAGGGCGGTTCCACGGTGATCATGTCCCCGGCAGCCAACACCTACCTGGATCAGAAGTACGACGACAGCAGCCCCATCGGACTCCAGTGGGTGGAAGGCGGCCCCTTCACCTGGGCCGAGTACTACAACTGGGATCCTGCCCAAGGCGGACTGGAAGACCACCATATCCTCGGCGTCGAAGGTCCGCTCTGGACCGAGACGGTCCGAAACAGCCAACAGGCCTTCTGGCTCCTGTACCCGCGGCTGGTTTCGCTGGCGGAAGTGGCATGGTCCGGCCAGGAAGCACGGAACACCGGCGACTTCCGACGTCGGCTGGGCGCCTTGGGTGAGCGGCTCGCCAAGCAGGGTGTCACCTTCCAAGAGGCGCCCGACGTCGACTGGGTTGCCAAGCCGGACTGGCCGTTTGCGGCCCCGCCCTCCCAGTACGGAACAATTGAAGTATGA
- the ugpC gene encoding sn-glycerol-3-phosphate ABC transporter ATP-binding protein UgpC, with amino-acid sequence MATVTFDNATRLYPGTDKPAVDKLNIDIADGEFLVLVGPSGCGKSTSLRMLAGLEDVNAGRILIGDRDVTDVPPKDRDIAMVFQNYALYPHMTVADNMGFALKIAGVSKEERAERVREAAKLLDLEQYLDRKPKALSGGQRQRVAMGRAIVRNPQVFLMDEPLSNLDAKLRVQTRTQIASLTRRLGVTTVYVTHDQVEAMTMGDRVAVLKDGLLQQVDTPRNLYDRPQNVFVAGFIGSPAMNLLELPVVDGGVQFGGTVYPVPRNILEEAHGQTVTVGSRPEDLETVGNGEGLQVEVDVVEELGADAYVYGHTILDGKSHDIVARVDGRRPPMKGESIFVRPQSGHVHLFDTKTGLRLGD; translated from the coding sequence GTGGCTACAGTTACTTTTGATAACGCTACGCGTCTGTACCCGGGCACAGATAAGCCCGCCGTCGATAAGCTCAACATCGACATCGCCGATGGCGAATTCCTGGTCCTCGTTGGACCCTCCGGCTGCGGTAAGTCCACCTCGCTGCGCATGCTCGCAGGCCTTGAGGACGTCAACGCCGGCCGCATCCTGATTGGCGACCGCGACGTCACCGACGTTCCGCCGAAGGACCGCGACATTGCAATGGTCTTCCAGAACTACGCCCTGTACCCGCACATGACCGTTGCCGACAACATGGGCTTCGCCCTGAAGATCGCCGGCGTCTCCAAGGAAGAGCGCGCCGAGCGTGTTCGCGAAGCCGCCAAGCTTCTCGACCTTGAGCAGTACCTGGACCGCAAGCCGAAGGCTCTCTCCGGTGGTCAGCGCCAGCGTGTTGCCATGGGTCGTGCAATCGTCCGTAACCCGCAGGTCTTCCTCATGGATGAGCCGCTGTCCAACCTTGACGCCAAGCTTCGCGTCCAGACCCGTACGCAGATCGCATCCCTGACCCGCCGCCTCGGTGTCACCACCGTTTACGTGACACACGACCAGGTCGAGGCCATGACCATGGGCGACCGCGTCGCAGTGCTGAAGGACGGCCTGCTCCAGCAGGTTGACACCCCGCGCAACCTGTACGACCGCCCGCAGAACGTCTTCGTTGCAGGCTTCATCGGCTCCCCTGCCATGAACCTGCTGGAACTGCCGGTAGTCGACGGCGGTGTCCAGTTCGGTGGAACGGTTTACCCCGTGCCGCGCAACATCCTCGAAGAGGCTCACGGCCAGACCGTCACCGTTGGTTCGCGTCCGGAAGACCTCGAGACCGTCGGCAACGGCGAAGGCCTCCAGGTTGAGGTTGACGTCGTCGAAGAACTCGGCGCCGACGCTTACGTGTACGGCCACACCATCCTCGATGGCAAGAGCCACGACATCGTTGCACGCGTCGACGGTCGTCGCCCCCCGATGAAGGGCGAGTCCATCTTCGTTCGTCCGCAGTCCGGCCACGTGCACCTGTTCGACACCAAGACCGGCCTCCGCCTGGGCGACTAG